TCGCATCCCAACATCTACGCATGATGTTTGCAAATGGTGCTGGGCAGCATCTTGGAATTTCTGGCCTCAGATTCTACCCAAAATGGCATCATGTGTAGATGTAAAATTATGAAGGCATAGATAGtgaattttcatttttctaaacaaaaacaccaaaaaaaaaaaatacaaacctGCTGAACTACAGCTGAAGAGACTTCAGCAAAGCTCAAATTAGGATAAGGCATGTTGCAGCTGTATATTTCCCACAAGCATATGCCAAAGCTATACACATCACATTTCCTATTGTATGGCTTCCCATCAAGAACCTAACGTTTCGTCACATGAATTTCGATTAGACGAGCcataaagaaatttttttattgcaaaaCACAGTAATAATAACATACCTCTGGAGCCATGTAGCCAAGAGTTCCTGTGTTTCCAGTCATGTCCCTTGGATTCTGAGCTTCAACTCGAGCCACACCAAAATCCGCAATTTTCAGAGTTCCGCGAGCATCAAGCAACATGTTCTCTGTCTTGACATCACGGTGCACGATTTTCATGGAGTGGAGGTAACTCAAGCTGCAAGAATTGGAGAGGAAGTGGGAAATGAAAAAAGGACTAATCGAGCTAGGTTAAGACCGTGGAATGATGAACACAGGCATGGCGTTTTCTCACCCTCTAGCAAGATCCAGAGCAAGTTGAACCACAGTCTGGAATGCCAATTTCTTCATGTTATTCCTAACCAAGACCTTCTTTAACGTCCCACCAGAAACGTACTCTACCACGACACAACATGCTCTAGATGGCAGCGAATTGAGACTAGCAGCTAAAGTGCCTTCAGAAGGTAGCTTAAGGTTTGTAGTTCCGACTGAGGCACCAACGAACTAGACACCAAGAACGAGCTTCTAGGTTAGAGTAAGGAATATCTTCAACCACAAAAGAATGGATACTCTTTTATCAAAATGAAATGTGGAAACGGTTCATCTTCTTTCACCTTAGTAACGTTAGGATGGTCGAGCTTATGCCAAACAGCTACTTCTTGTCGAAAAGATGTCTGAAGAGCATCGCTCTCATCAGGCGTGGTCATACCATCCTCCCCCCACTCCAATACCTTAACTATATGCAATTGAGAATAGCCTTAGTTGTGACAgtactataattaaatatgcaacTTCATCCAATATCAAGAAATGCCCACAATCAATAAAGATCAACAATGGCAACATAATCTATCTTTATCCACAAAATACACTTAACATGATGATTTCACAAGGTTGTAAGAAATGAAATGATTGATTCAATAAACTCATTAACACTTCAAATTAGCATTTTAAGGCATTAACTCAACTGAAAAAGAGAGCTCAAcctatttataaatgtgcataCAAATTGAATCATATCATAGTCAAAACACACACAAGAGATaaaaggaacaaaaaaaaaagaaagagttatGACCTGCAACATCTTGGGCATCATAAACACCTTTATAAACAGTGCCATAGGTTCCATGAGCAATGGCATTCTTGATGTCAAGCTTAGCCAGATCAATCTCCCATTCCTCGGGCTGGTTGCGGGCTGAGGTGTTTCTGGGCCAGGCCCGGTTCAAATGCTTCTCCAATTGCACATCCCATGTCTTGAAATCAATCATATCAGCCCTCGAGTACACACTACTCTCCGTAGTAGTATTATCTCTCACATTCGAATCCAAGGCCTCTTGTTCGAATTCCCGGGCTTTCCCCACATTCTTAAAATCCATCAATCTCGGGCTCAACTCAAATGTGGCAAGAAATGGTGGAGGAATGAAAATATATAGGGAAAGAAGGGAAGGGAGAGGAAAAGTTAAATTGATGAAGGACAagaagcatatatatatatatatgtcctTGATTTAGCAGAGATACGTGTCAACTAAAGAGACGTGAAGGCGACAAAAGATTGAGATTTTAAACAAAACCAAAACACATCGTGGACCGTATGCTTGTGCAATGTGTATATACATACCAACGTGCTAGACTAGAGATTTTACAAATTATAGGAAGAAATGTAGGAAACCGAATTTGTTATCATAATCATTAAGAAATATGGAAAATTGTAAtttaaattacataattgtgTGATTAAGTGGAGAGATTCAATTTTATGAACTGAATGATCTCTTAGTACTAAATTATTTCATGTGGTCTCTTCTCATTTCGTAATTTTTCATTATTAGTTACTGATTTGGCGATATCCTCAACTGCATCTCGGCGGCACCTTTTTCTTCCGTCGACAACAAGAATGATCTGCCGCCGCGTTTTTGGAAACGGATTGTAGTATTATATCCTAATTTTGTGCAATCTCTTCAAAAAAATCTCATGATGCAACCCTTCTTCCTCTAATTCCGATTCAACTAAAAATGTAGTTCTCTCTTTTTGTGAAAAAATTAGGCTCTGTAACTTCAAATTACGTTTTGAAATCTCGTTAGATTGAGAAAACTCAAAATAATTAATGTGACTTTATGATTTCCTTCGAAAATGGTAAGTACTACTTTGATTCCCCTATTTTAATCAAGAATTTAAGATGGTGCGGTGCTATTTCATTGGTCGAGCCCTGTTTGTGTTAGGAGATTTAGAGACCAAAATAATTTTCTCATGAACTAATGTGGAATGGAATATACACAATTGAAAGAAGTGAGAAAATATCTAAATTGACTAAAAGTACTCATAATATCCAATCATGGAAGAGGattcttaaaatttatttaatgtaCTAAACTTTGTTTGCAAGTAAAATTTGCTGGGAAGGGGCATGTGTTGCAAATTCAATTATGTGTTTTAACAATCAATTACTACGAAAAATCGTGGGCCAGATTGAAATAAACAAGATTTATTTTTCCGAATATGTGGTagatgttagagcatccacaatggttttggacaagcaatagctcagtcatagcctagccacaaactcctccggccacatcatcagcactaaaaattcctcataccacatcatcaggacaaacaactggacaagcaatagcctagccacaataaacaaaataataaaaataacaatcacacaaaatacggactTCAACTTACGATACAGATACggaaaaatgcaataattttatttaaataaaaaaaggtacattaaaaaaaattacataattttaaaaataactaactccgtgcagtcctccgcgcccacaactcttcaattaaatccttttggagtcgaatatgagcttctacttggcgcatgtcggcatgtgcttggaggcggccggcttcatcgtgaggtacagCACTTCGTACGTtcggggcggccacgccgtggcttggaccggcttcattatcttcgttggcccaactagtcagttgtacaccttcatcttcgacaatcatgttgtgcatgataatacaggcgtacattatatcagcaatgcagtcgacatgccacaaccGCGTTGGActcctaattgccgcccatcgagactggagcacaccaaatgcgtgatccacgtccttgcgcgccgactcttgccgttccgcaaagtaggccgtcctctcatctgatgcgcacctgatcgtcttcacaaagacgggccacctagggtatatcccatccaccaagtagtagctcatatcatgttggttcccgttggcgataaaactgatggccggaccgacgccctggcactgctcgttgaaaaggggcgacgagttgagaacgttgacgtcgttgttcgacccggctaccccaaaatatgcatgtcaaatccacagccggtaatcagctacggcctcgaggatcatcgtgggattctttcccttgagccggtcgtgtagaaccccttctaggcagcgggacagttcttccactctcaaTACATACAATCTAtactgcctaacatacccgagaacccatgcttctccctgtgcatctgcatcagctcctggcagtcttcgggggtagggcttcgaaggtactgatcacggaatatttcaaccacgccctgacagaaatacttcatacattcaagggcagtcatctcaccgatgtggaagtactcgtcccacatgtctgtcgcgcctccgtaggccaactgcctgattccggcagtgcacttttgaataggtgtgtggtcgGGTTTGctagccgcatcgtgcctgaagcggaaatacagatatcgactctccaaagcgtcaacaatacgcataaacagggccctgctcatcctaaaacgccgcctgaaaaggttggcgttaaaccgcggctccggtgcgaagtagtcttcatatagccgctgatgtgcagctacgtgatcccgctcAATCACTACTCGGCGGTGAACAACGGGTCGAGAttgaggtaccgccggctgcaaggccctctatAACAGCCGGTTTATCTCATGGGACGTATACACCTCCAACGCTTCGTTCATTCGTCggtcgtactcctcagcatccccaccactaccaccactactaccacccgcgctactcattttgcgttgttgctcttgtacagaaattaagatagagagaatactcgttaaaacaagtggtgcaaataaaatgacgtgcaaatcgcgtatatatagtatttcaaaaattaaataaaaataaaataaaatccgcTTGCTGATCGCTCACCGATCGGGAGCCTACAATGgtggccagccgatcggcgagcgcatcagCCAGGGGTTGGGAATCGGCATGCGCTTGCCGTTTTTTTCGCTGATTTGGCgttcgccggctgcaatggttcggcgagcgccagggatcggctagccggtgggctcgccgccattgtggatgctcttagaacaCATTTCAACATTCAAATCCCTTTTACCCCCATCACACTAAAAATGGAATTAAAATGTTTTTACGAACTTGTAAAGCTTTTTAGaacatccacaaccgtgctcttgccagcggcacggttgtgggcccgtccccactttttctgcctgctctcaggtaagagcacaacacccacagctgtgctcttccgcaaggacgagcacaattaatttaaaattcaattaaacaataacatttccataataataaaattcattaaaaaaacctaaataaaattacaaatgacaaataaaataaaaacgacataattaaaatcctaaaaattaaaaattacacaattaaaatactaaaaattaaaaaaacactactcgttgccgaatttcgcccacatgtggttgattaggtcttcttgtaactgaatgtgggttcgggtatcgcgcattgtgtgccttgtctcgatcctctggccaaccgtcgtatgctcacctcggcatgggggagacctcgctgttgagcttccggcttcatcctcgtcgtagaagctagccgccctcggcccttcgtcggctataatcatgttgtgtaagataatacacgtgaacatgatgtcggcgatattattcacgtaccacagccgagccggggccttcacaatgttgaatcgagcttgaaggaccccgaaggctctttcgacgtctttccgcgcggactcttgacgctgcgtaaaaagaactcgtctcgggtcgtgcgggttgtggagcgtcttcacgaacgtcgaccaccttgggtagataccatcggcgagatagtaacccatgtggtatgtatttccgttgatggtgaagtcgatcgccggtgctacaccattcatcacatcattgaagagtggtgacgaatagagcacgttcaagtcgttgttggctccggcaacgccaaaatatgcatgtcaaatccataggcggtagtcggcgaccgcctcaaggataagtgttgggccgccgcctttgtgaccgcttaagtgttgccccctccaagcattcgggcaattcttccacctccaatgcatgcagtcaatgctgccaagcattccggggaagccatggactgattcgtgaagacgaagcaaccgttggcaatcatcggtgctgGGTgaccgaaggaattcatccccgaaagctgaacgaacgccctcgccaaaaattctttagacaaaggattctagtggactcaccgatatgcaaatactcgtcgaagatgtcggccgtttgcccagtagcgagttgtcggatggcacacgtacacttctgcaacggcgtgatactttgccggccggctgaatctggacctgtttggaagaatttaACACGTGCgaacaatgtgttgacaattcgcatgaacaagcgctttgacatgcgaaaacggcgcctaaagtaatctgccggaaaccgcggctggtcggcaaagtagtcggcaacgagcctttcgtgg
This genomic interval from Salvia splendens isolate huo1 chromosome 13, SspV2, whole genome shotgun sequence contains the following:
- the LOC121762969 gene encoding serine/threonine-protein kinase STY13-like, coding for MDFKNVGKAREFEQEALDSNVRDNTTTESSVYSRADMIDFKTWDVQLEKHLNRAWPRNTSARNQPEEWEIDLAKLDIKNAIAHGTYGTVYKGVYDAQDVAVKVLEWGEDGMTTPDESDALQTSFRQEVAVWHKLDHPNVTKFVGASVGTTNLKLPSEGTLAASLNSLPSRACCVVVEYVSGGTLKKVLVRNNMKKLAFQTVVQLALDLARGLSYLHSMKIVHRDVKTENMLLDARGTLKIADFGVARVEAQNPRDMTGNTGTLGYMAPEVLDGKPYNRKCDVYSFGICLWEIYSCNMPYPNLSFAEVSSAVVQQNLRPEIPRCCPAPFANIMRRCWDAKPENRPEMDEVVRMLEVVETSKGGGMILDDEASGCFCIRTSRGH